In Mycobacterium sp. JS623, one genomic interval encodes:
- a CDS encoding NADH:flavin oxidoreductase — protein MDTPRNVFTPAKLGPVTLRNRIIKAATFEARSPGALVTEDLIEFHRLPAAGGVGMTTVAYCAVSPGGRASGNQMWMRPEAVPGLRRLTDAIHAEGAAVSAQVAHAGPVANAAANNAPALAPVGFMNPTTNEFTKEATCDDINEVAAQHFTAVRLAIEAGFDAVEIHLGHNYLASAFLSPRINTRDDEFGGSLENRAKVARQLVRAARLAVDEEGAQIAVTAKLNIADGVRGGIDIEESLTTAKWLEEDGGLDAIELSAGSSFVNPMYTFRGDAPTTLELGGKNFYREYPYREAYLLDDARLFRAELSMPLILLGGITNRETMDLAMAEGFQFVAMGRALLAEPDLINRIEADGDRHTVKSVCTHNNQCLLSIYNRTHCVVTGSPDRVAIG, from the coding sequence ATGGACACTCCCCGGAATGTGTTCACCCCGGCCAAGCTCGGCCCGGTGACGCTGCGCAACCGCATCATCAAGGCGGCGACGTTCGAGGCGCGCTCGCCCGGTGCGCTGGTAACCGAGGACCTGATCGAGTTCCACCGGTTGCCCGCCGCAGGCGGAGTCGGCATGACCACCGTCGCCTACTGCGCGGTCTCCCCTGGCGGGCGCGCCAGCGGCAACCAGATGTGGATGCGCCCGGAAGCGGTGCCGGGGTTACGGCGGCTGACCGACGCGATCCACGCCGAGGGCGCGGCGGTGAGCGCGCAGGTAGCCCATGCGGGGCCGGTGGCCAATGCCGCCGCCAACAACGCCCCCGCCCTCGCACCGGTCGGGTTCATGAATCCGACCACGAACGAGTTCACCAAAGAGGCGACCTGCGATGACATCAATGAGGTAGCCGCCCAACACTTCACCGCCGTACGGCTGGCGATCGAGGCCGGCTTCGATGCCGTCGAGATTCATTTGGGGCACAACTACTTGGCGAGCGCGTTCCTCTCGCCGCGGATCAACACACGCGACGACGAGTTCGGGGGGTCGCTGGAGAATCGGGCGAAGGTCGCACGGCAGCTGGTGAGAGCCGCGCGCCTCGCGGTGGACGAAGAGGGCGCGCAGATCGCGGTGACCGCCAAGCTGAACATCGCCGACGGCGTGCGCGGAGGTATCGACATCGAAGAGTCGCTGACAACTGCCAAATGGCTCGAGGAAGACGGCGGGCTGGACGCGATCGAACTGTCGGCCGGTAGCTCATTCGTCAACCCGATGTACACCTTCCGCGGCGACGCGCCGACCACACTGGAGCTCGGAGGAAAAAACTTCTACCGCGAATATCCCTACCGCGAGGCGTACCTGCTGGACGACGCCAGGCTGTTCCGCGCCGAACTGTCGATGCCGCTGATCCTGCTGGGCGGCATCACCAACCGGGAAACGATGGACCTGGCGATGGCGGAAGGGTTCCAGTTCGTCGCGATGGGTCGGGCGCTGCTGGCCGAGCCCGACCTGATCAACCGGATCGAGGCCGACGGCGACCGGCACACGGTGAAGTCGGTGTGCACGCACAACAACCAGTGCTTGCTCAGTATCTACAACCGGACCCACTGCGTGGTCACCGGCTCACCGGATCGCGTCGCAATCGGCTAG
- a CDS encoding zeta toxin family protein, which translates to MARKAQAPRLYVLAGVNGAGKSSIGGAMIRASGADYFNPDEAAQKLIAADPGLDQVKANAAAWHEGRRLLERAIAERKDFAFETTLGGSTMPRLLTDAAAQGFEVHVWYVGLASPDLHIARVRNRVQAGGHDIPESSIRRRWRHSRLNLVQLLPHLTELRVYDNSADADPKAGHAPKPALVLHLDHGDIVGPPDLSSTPEWAKPIVAAALKLG; encoded by the coding sequence ATGGCCCGCAAGGCCCAAGCACCGCGCCTGTATGTCCTCGCCGGGGTGAACGGCGCGGGCAAGAGCAGCATCGGCGGCGCGATGATCCGCGCGTCGGGCGCGGACTACTTCAATCCCGACGAGGCGGCACAAAAGTTGATCGCCGCCGACCCCGGCCTCGACCAGGTGAAGGCCAACGCCGCGGCGTGGCATGAAGGCAGACGGCTGCTCGAGCGAGCCATCGCCGAACGCAAGGACTTTGCGTTCGAGACCACGCTCGGCGGGAGCACCATGCCGCGACTGCTGACCGACGCGGCGGCCCAGGGCTTCGAAGTGCACGTCTGGTACGTCGGACTGGCCAGCCCGGATCTGCACATCGCGCGCGTCCGCAACCGCGTGCAAGCCGGCGGCCATGACATACCGGAGTCCAGCATCCGGCGCCGCTGGCGGCACAGCAGGCTGAATCTCGTGCAGCTGCTGCCGCACCTGACCGAGCTTCGCGTTTACGACAACTCCGCAGACGCCGACCCCAAGGCCGGGCACGCGCCGAAGCCGGCGCTCGTGTTGCACCTCGACCACGGTGACATCGTTGGCCCACCGGATCTTTCGTCGACGCCCGAGTGGGCCAAGCCGATCGTCGCCGCCGCACTGAAGTTGGGTTGA
- a CDS encoding dihydrofolate reductase family protein — MTATYTFDVFSSLDGYGGVSGGDWGGYWGKQGPELLDHRLALYEAEQRMVFGANTYRAFTQILASGEETVHDPWVTRMRHLPATVVSTTLDGPLDWPEATIVSGNAVDVVARLKEESDVPLRSHGSLSMNRALMAAGLVDRVQVTLFPVITGQTGDDAIFKGAADFDLELIESRTLDGRIQELIYRPTLH; from the coding sequence ATGACGGCTACCTACACCTTCGACGTCTTTTCCAGCCTCGACGGCTACGGCGGCGTCAGCGGCGGTGATTGGGGCGGCTACTGGGGCAAGCAAGGCCCTGAGCTGCTCGACCACCGCCTCGCCTTGTACGAAGCCGAGCAGCGGATGGTCTTCGGGGCCAACACCTATCGGGCGTTCACGCAGATATTGGCCTCGGGCGAGGAGACGGTGCATGACCCTTGGGTCACCCGGATGCGGCACCTGCCGGCGACGGTTGTGTCGACGACGTTGGACGGGCCTCTCGACTGGCCAGAGGCGACCATCGTGAGCGGCAACGCCGTCGACGTCGTCGCGCGGCTCAAGGAGGAATCCGATGTGCCGTTGCGATCACACGGCAGCCTGTCGATGAACCGGGCGCTGATGGCCGCGGGCCTCGTCGACCGCGTCCAGGTGACGCTGTTTCCTGTGATCACCGGTCAGACCGGCGATGACGCAATCTTCAAGGGCGCCGCCGACTTCGACCTCGAGCTAATCGAGAGCCGGACGCTCGACGGTCGCATCCAAGAGCTCATCTATCGGCCCACCCTGCACTAG
- a CDS encoding FHA domain-containing protein produces MPMSRPNAPALTVRHEGSTRTFSPGNDVVVGRDLRADVRVGNPLISRAHLVLRFDQGRWVAIDNGSLNGLYVNGHRVPTADIRDGMQVNIGNPDGPGLSFEVGRHQGSAGMPPQTTSVAVPSRPGPAYPMQGPPTSRPQTPPPQQPVYPPGPQQRYPSGPHSYPNGPSYPASTPQPARPVAVSQQSISSPSLESVTQMGPTAAPRTSEGNLATSMLKILRPGGAPKAPPGSIKIGRATDNDIVIPDVLAGRHHATLVTTGSGTEIVDNRSINGTFVNGARVESAILHDGDTVTIGNVDLVFRGGTLVRRTETEAATRTGGLEVHGVTWTIEGNKTLLDNISMSARPGMLTAVIGPSGAGKSTFARLVAGYTHPTTGTVSFEGHDVHAEYASLRSRIGMVPQDDVVHGQLTVRQALMYAAELRLPPDTNKADREQVVMQVLEELEMTKHLDTRVDKLSGGQRKRASVALELLTGPSLLILDEPTSGLDPALDRQVMTMLRQLADAGRVVLVVTHSLTYLDVCDQVLLLAPGGKTAFYGPPDQIGPSMGTTNWADIFSTVAGDPDAANKRFLAQHGPPPPQPPAQKPADLGQPTKTSLRRQFSTIARRQMRLIVSDRGYFVFLAFLPFIMGVLSLSVPGDVGFGVPVPAIKGGEAPNEPGQILVLLNVGAIFMGTALTIRALIGERAIFLREQAVGLSTSAYILAKVFVFAGFALLQSAIVVGINVWGKKWGPGAVTSGAVIPPRTLELYVDVAACCVAAAMTGLALSALAKSNEQIMPLLVIAIMSQLVFQGGMIPVTGRIGLDQLSWVTPARWGFASTASTIDLLRLVPGPLTPQDSHWKHEAGTWWFNMAMLGAICVGYISFVRWKIRLKGG; encoded by the coding sequence ATGCCGATGAGCCGACCAAACGCACCCGCGCTGACCGTTCGGCACGAGGGATCAACGCGGACCTTTTCACCAGGCAATGACGTTGTGGTCGGCCGCGACCTGCGCGCCGACGTCCGCGTCGGGAACCCCTTGATCTCGCGCGCCCACTTGGTGTTGCGATTCGACCAAGGCCGCTGGGTCGCGATCGACAACGGCAGCCTCAACGGCCTCTATGTCAACGGGCACCGGGTGCCCACCGCAGACATTCGGGACGGGATGCAGGTCAACATCGGCAACCCCGACGGTCCGGGGCTGTCGTTCGAGGTCGGTCGCCATCAGGGATCGGCGGGCATGCCGCCGCAGACCACGTCGGTGGCGGTGCCGTCGCGGCCGGGCCCCGCCTACCCGATGCAGGGCCCGCCGACGTCGCGTCCGCAGACGCCTCCTCCGCAGCAGCCGGTGTACCCGCCCGGTCCGCAGCAGCGCTACCCGTCCGGTCCGCATTCCTATCCAAATGGACCTTCGTATCCGGCGAGCACACCGCAACCGGCCCGGCCGGTCGCCGTGTCGCAGCAGTCGATCTCGTCCCCCAGCCTGGAGTCGGTCACCCAGATGGGGCCGACGGCCGCGCCGCGCACCAGCGAGGGCAACCTCGCGACGAGCATGCTCAAGATCTTGCGGCCCGGAGGTGCGCCCAAGGCCCCACCGGGGTCGATCAAGATCGGGCGAGCCACTGACAACGACATCGTCATCCCCGACGTGCTGGCAGGCCGCCACCACGCGACGTTGGTGACCACTGGCAGCGGCACCGAGATCGTCGACAACCGCAGCATCAACGGCACTTTCGTCAACGGTGCGCGCGTCGAGTCGGCGATCCTGCACGACGGCGACACGGTCACGATCGGCAATGTCGACCTGGTGTTCCGCGGCGGCACCCTGGTTCGCCGCACCGAGACCGAGGCTGCGACGCGCACCGGCGGCCTCGAGGTGCACGGCGTCACGTGGACCATCGAGGGCAACAAGACGCTGCTCGATAACATCTCGATGTCGGCGCGGCCCGGCATGCTGACGGCCGTCATCGGGCCGTCGGGTGCCGGCAAGTCGACGTTCGCACGGTTGGTCGCCGGCTACACACACCCGACGACGGGCACGGTGTCGTTCGAAGGACACGATGTCCACGCCGAGTACGCTTCGCTGCGCTCGCGGATTGGGATGGTGCCGCAGGACGACGTGGTGCACGGCCAGCTGACCGTCCGGCAGGCGTTGATGTATGCGGCCGAACTGCGGTTGCCCCCGGATACCAACAAGGCCGACCGCGAACAGGTCGTCATGCAGGTCCTCGAGGAACTCGAGATGACCAAGCACCTCGATACCCGGGTGGACAAGCTTTCCGGCGGCCAGCGCAAGCGCGCCTCGGTGGCGCTAGAACTGCTGACCGGCCCCTCGCTGCTGATCCTCGACGAGCCCACCTCCGGCCTCGACCCCGCGCTGGACCGCCAGGTGATGACGATGCTGCGTCAGTTGGCCGACGCAGGACGCGTGGTGCTGGTGGTCACGCACTCGTTGACGTACCTCGACGTGTGCGATCAGGTGCTGCTGCTGGCCCCCGGCGGCAAGACGGCCTTCTACGGTCCGCCAGATCAGATCGGCCCGTCGATGGGCACCACGAACTGGGCCGACATCTTCAGCACTGTGGCCGGCGATCCGGATGCTGCAAACAAGCGATTCCTTGCGCAGCACGGCCCGCCGCCCCCGCAGCCGCCAGCGCAAAAGCCCGCGGACCTCGGCCAGCCGACGAAAACCAGTCTGCGACGGCAGTTTTCGACGATCGCGCGTCGCCAGATGCGGCTGATCGTCTCCGATCGCGGCTACTTCGTCTTCCTGGCGTTCCTGCCATTCATCATGGGTGTGCTGTCGTTGTCGGTGCCCGGCGACGTCGGGTTCGGCGTGCCTGTGCCCGCGATAAAAGGTGGCGAGGCGCCCAACGAGCCGGGGCAGATCCTGGTGCTGCTCAACGTCGGCGCGATCTTCATGGGCACGGCGTTGACGATTCGCGCGCTTATCGGTGAGCGGGCGATCTTCCTGCGCGAGCAAGCGGTCGGTCTGTCCACGTCGGCGTACATCTTGGCCAAGGTGTTCGTCTTCGCCGGGTTCGCGCTGTTGCAGTCGGCGATCGTCGTCGGCATCAACGTATGGGGCAAGAAGTGGGGCCCGGGCGCCGTGACCAGCGGTGCGGTGATACCCCCTCGAACCCTGGAGTTGTACGTCGATGTCGCGGCCTGCTGTGTGGCAGCGGCGATGACCGGTTTGGCGCTCTCGGCGCTGGCCAAGTCGAACGAGCAGATCATGCCGCTGCTGGTGATCGCGATCATGTCGCAGTTGGTGTTCCAGGGCGGCATGATCCCGGTGACCGGCCGCATCGGACTCGACCAGTTGTCGTGGGTGACGCCGGCCCGGTGGGGTTTCGCCAGCACCGCGTCGACGATCGATCTGCTCAGACTCGTGCCGGGTCCGCTGACTCCGCAGGATTCGCATTGGAAACACGAGGCCGGCACGTGGTGGTTCAACATGGCGATGCTCGGCGCGATCTGCGTTGGCTATATCAGCTTCGTGCGCTGGAAGATTCGCCTCAAAGGCGGCTAG
- a CDS encoding bifunctional methylenetetrahydrofolate dehydrogenase/methenyltetrahydrofolate cyclohydrolase, whose amino-acid sequence MGAITLDGKATRDEIFVDLKERVAALTAAGRTPGLGTVLVGDDPGSHAYVRGKHADCAKVGINSIRRDLPADISQAKLDDTIDELNANPECTGYIVQLPLPKHLNENAALERVDPGKDADGLHPTNLGRLVLNEPAPLPCTPRGIVHLLRRYEVEIAGAQVVVIGRGVTVGRPLGLLLTRRSENATVTLCHTATRHLPELAREADIIIAAAGMPHMVTAEMVRPGAAVVDVGVSRDADGKLVGDVHPDVWEVAGHVSPNPGGVGPLTRAFLLTNVVERAEVLAW is encoded by the coding sequence GTGGGTGCGATCACACTGGACGGCAAGGCCACGCGCGACGAGATCTTCGTCGACCTCAAGGAGCGAGTTGCGGCGTTGACCGCGGCCGGCCGGACTCCAGGACTTGGCACGGTGCTGGTCGGCGACGACCCCGGCTCGCATGCCTATGTGCGGGGCAAGCACGCCGACTGCGCCAAGGTCGGAATCAACTCGATTCGCCGCGACCTGCCCGCCGACATCAGCCAGGCCAAGCTCGACGACACCATCGATGAGCTCAACGCCAATCCCGAGTGCACCGGCTACATCGTGCAGTTGCCGCTGCCGAAGCACCTCAACGAGAACGCCGCACTGGAGCGTGTCGACCCGGGCAAGGACGCAGACGGGTTGCATCCGACCAACCTCGGCAGGCTGGTGCTCAACGAGCCGGCTCCGCTGCCGTGTACGCCGCGCGGCATCGTGCACCTGTTGCGCCGCTACGAGGTTGAGATCGCCGGCGCACAGGTCGTGGTGATCGGCCGTGGTGTCACCGTCGGAAGGCCGTTAGGTCTGTTGCTCACCCGCCGATCGGAGAACGCCACAGTCACGTTGTGCCACACCGCAACTCGACACCTGCCTGAGTTGGCACGCGAGGCCGACATCATCATCGCCGCCGCGGGTATGCCGCACATGGTGACGGCGGAGATGGTGCGGCCCGGCGCGGCTGTTGTCGATGTCGGCGTATCGCGGGATGCGGACGGCAAGTTGGTCGGTGACGTACACCCCGACGTGTGGGAGGTCGCGGGTCACGTCTCGCCCAACCCCGGCGGTGTGGGCCCATTGACGCGAGCGTTCCTGCTGACGAATGTGGTCGAGCGAGCAGAAGTCCTCGCTTGGTGA
- a CDS encoding DUF3017 domain-containing protein, which produces MTPKEFARKVFGGQWPILVVGVIIVAAFGLVIGGYWRRGGLVLAIGVGVAAAFRLALPEDRVGLLAVRSRTIDFVTTASVSAAMLYVAWTIDPLGTS; this is translated from the coding sequence ATGACCCCGAAAGAGTTCGCCCGCAAGGTGTTTGGCGGGCAGTGGCCGATCCTGGTGGTCGGCGTGATCATCGTGGCGGCGTTCGGATTGGTGATCGGCGGCTATTGGCGACGCGGCGGGTTGGTGCTCGCGATCGGTGTTGGCGTGGCCGCGGCGTTTCGGCTGGCGCTCCCCGAGGATCGGGTGGGCCTGCTGGCGGTGCGCAGCAGGACCATCGACTTCGTCACGACCGCGTCGGTCAGCGCCGCAATGCTCTATGTGGCGTGGACGATCGACCCGCTAGGGACCAGCTAG